Proteins encoded together in one Dehalococcoidia bacterium window:
- a CDS encoding 2-oxoacid:ferredoxin oxidoreductase subunit beta, whose translation MVTSAVTLTVKDYKSDVKPTWCPGCGDFAVLSATYKALADLQLRTERVVIVSGIGCSSRIPYFLSTYGVHSLHGRALPMASGVKLANPDMTVMVMGGDGDMFAIGAGHMPHAASRNLDLTTVCMDNQIYGLTKAQASPTSKIGQVTKSTPYGVAAKPINPLLTVLAAGATFVARGYSAKPKMLAELFVAGIKHKGFSFIHVISPCTEFNNTYSFYDAQATDLPADWDKSDLQKAMGLAITEEKPHLGVWYETERPVLDQVLHSLEKEIKPFDTSAYLKRFE comes from the coding sequence ACTCTCACCGTTAAAGACTACAAGAGCGACGTCAAGCCCACCTGGTGCCCCGGGTGCGGCGACTTTGCCGTCCTCTCCGCGACCTACAAGGCCCTTGCCGACCTCCAGCTTCGGACAGAGCGGGTGGTGATCGTTTCGGGCATCGGGTGCTCGAGCCGCATTCCGTACTTCCTCTCGACGTACGGCGTCCACAGCCTGCATGGACGGGCGCTCCCCATGGCTTCGGGCGTGAAGCTGGCCAACCCGGATATGACGGTGATGGTGATGGGCGGCGACGGCGACATGTTCGCCATCGGCGCGGGGCACATGCCGCACGCGGCGTCCCGTAACTTGGACCTGACCACCGTCTGCATGGACAATCAGATTTACGGCCTGACCAAGGCCCAGGCTTCACCCACATCCAAGATCGGGCAGGTGACCAAGTCGACGCCCTATGGCGTGGCGGCCAAGCCCATCAATCCCTTGCTGACAGTGCTTGCCGCCGGCGCAACCTTCGTGGCCCGAGGCTACTCGGCCAAGCCCAAGATGCTCGCGGAGCTCTTCGTGGCGGGCATCAAGCACAAGGGCTTCTCCTTCATCCACGTCATCAGCCCATGCACCGAGTTCAACAACACGTACAGTTTCTACGATGCGCAGGCGACTGATTTGCCCGCGGATTGGGACAAGAGCGATCTGCAGAAGGCCATGGGTCTGGCTATAACCGAGGAGAAGCCGCACCTGGGCGTCTGGTATGAGACGGAGCGGCCCGTGTTGGACCAGGTGCTGCACAGCCTGGAAAAGGAGATCAAACCCTTCGACACTAGCGCTTATTTGAAGCGCTTCGAGTAG
- a CDS encoding MFS transporter, with the protein MSSSAPPRERRFWGLSPNVFFLGVAALLMDMSGEMIQNLLPLFLANVLGVKGSIIGLVEGLAESTGIVLRTVSGWVSDRTGNRKLPTTLGYALAGAARPFLVIAQSWSAVLAIRFVDRLGKAARSAPRDALLADSVAQSERGRAFGFHRAMDTAGAMAGLLMAAGVVYLTQGNADLLQEGTFRIIAGMALVPALLAALVVAVAVHEPRRHAARQPAHASNDPPPAHTYAIAKRSYARFLGIVALFSLGNVSIVFYILRAQTLGLTVVQVLLLLAAMNALYTGVAYYAGKASDKVGRRTVLATGWAVAGAVSLGFGLAHMEWQVLALFVLYGAFLGLTDGTSRAFVADLVPSARRGSAYGLYYVAAGLPVLPAGLIAGFLWQEVNHSAPFLVGAAVALVSTALLLALVPPPDAGRAESPTRSASNKR; encoded by the coding sequence ATGTCATCTTCCGCACCGCCCCGGGAGCGCCGCTTCTGGGGACTCTCGCCTAATGTCTTCTTCCTCGGCGTCGCCGCCCTCCTCATGGACATGTCCGGCGAGATGATTCAAAACCTCTTGCCGCTCTTTCTCGCCAACGTGCTGGGGGTGAAGGGGAGCATCATCGGCCTGGTGGAGGGCCTGGCGGAGAGCACGGGCATCGTGCTGCGCACCGTCAGCGGATGGGTGAGCGACCGCACGGGCAACCGCAAGTTGCCCACGACGCTGGGCTATGCGCTGGCCGGGGCAGCCCGGCCCTTCCTTGTCATCGCCCAGTCGTGGTCAGCGGTCTTGGCGATTCGCTTCGTGGACCGGCTGGGCAAGGCCGCGCGGTCGGCGCCGCGGGACGCCCTGCTGGCGGACTCCGTGGCGCAAAGCGAGCGAGGGCGGGCCTTCGGCTTCCACCGGGCGATGGACACGGCGGGAGCAATGGCGGGACTGCTCATGGCGGCGGGCGTGGTCTATCTGACTCAAGGGAACGCTGACCTGCTGCAAGAAGGCACGTTCCGCATCATCGCGGGCATGGCGCTGGTCCCCGCCCTGCTTGCGGCGCTGGTGGTCGCGGTCGCGGTCCACGAGCCGCGTCGCCATGCCGCACGGCAACCGGCCCATGCGTCCAACGATCCGCCCCCCGCGCACACATACGCTATCGCAAAGAGGTCTTACGCGCGGTTTCTGGGCATCGTCGCCCTGTTCTCGTTGGGCAACGTCAGTATCGTGTTCTACATCCTGCGCGCCCAGACCCTCGGCCTCACGGTGGTTCAGGTCCTGTTGCTGCTGGCGGCGATGAACGCCCTGTACACGGGCGTTGCGTACTACGCGGGCAAAGCGTCGGACAAGGTGGGCCGCAGGACGGTGCTTGCGACGGGATGGGCGGTTGCGGGCGCTGTCTCACTGGGGTTTGGCCTGGCGCACATGGAATGGCAGGTGCTGGCGCTGTTCGTCCTGTACGGGGCTTTCCTGGGGCTGACTGACGGGACGAGCCGCGCATTTGTGGCGGACCTGGTGCCTTCGGCCCGGCGCGGCTCGGCGTACGGTCTGTACTACGTGGCGGCGGGTCTGCCCGTGCTGCCCGCGGGCCTGATTGCAGGCTTCCTCTGGCAGGAGGTCAACCACTCGGCGCCGTTCCTGGTGGGCGCGGCGGTCGCCCTCGTTTCCACGGCCCTTCTTCTCGCCCTGGTGCCGCCTCCCGATGCCGGGCGCGCGGAAAGCCCTACTCGAAGCGCTTCAAATAAGCGCTAG
- the argF gene encoding ornithine carbamoyltransferase produces MSRKVSHLLSISDLTSQDIWRLIRTAGTLKGVRSGALAGRTLGLLFQKPSMRTRVSFDVAMYQLGGRAIYLSQAEVGLGTRESVRVVARVLSRYLDGIVARVYTHKDVETLARYADVPVINGLSDVEHPCQALADLMTIYEKKGALKGLTIAFLGDGNNCAASLALGAAMLGANFRIGSPKGYWLSNDVVGRVRKYAEAAGAQVLCTDDPDDVVRDADVVYTDVWISMGQEDTAERRRAVFAPYRVTDKVLLKARPGAIFMHPLPAHPGEEITADLLEHPQSVVYDQAENRLHIQKALLLERLGTGASEIRPS; encoded by the coding sequence ATGTCGCGGAAAGTCTCCCATCTGCTCTCCATATCCGACCTCACCTCTCAGGACATCTGGCGGCTCATCCGCACGGCGGGAACGCTCAAAGGGGTGCGCAGCGGCGCTCTGGCGGGCCGTACCCTGGGTCTGCTGTTCCAGAAGCCGTCCATGCGCACGCGGGTCAGCTTTGACGTCGCCATGTACCAATTGGGCGGACGGGCTATTTATCTCTCCCAGGCCGAGGTGGGTCTGGGCACGCGCGAGTCCGTGCGCGTAGTGGCGCGCGTGCTCTCGCGCTACCTTGACGGCATTGTGGCGCGGGTGTACACCCACAAGGATGTGGAAACGCTGGCGCGGTACGCGGACGTGCCCGTCATCAACGGCCTTTCGGACGTGGAGCACCCCTGCCAGGCGCTGGCGGACCTGATGACCATTTACGAGAAGAAGGGCGCTTTGAAGGGACTGACCATTGCTTTCCTGGGCGACGGCAACAACTGCGCCGCCAGCCTCGCGCTGGGCGCAGCCATGCTCGGTGCCAACTTCCGCATCGGGTCGCCGAAGGGCTACTGGCTGAGCAACGACGTGGTGGGCCGCGTCCGCAAGTATGCCGAGGCCGCCGGCGCGCAAGTCCTTTGCACAGACGACCCGGACGACGTTGTGCGGGACGCGGACGTCGTCTACACGGACGTCTGGATCAGCATGGGCCAGGAGGATACGGCGGAACGCCGCCGCGCGGTTTTTGCGCCGTATCGGGTGACGGACAAAGTCCTGCTCAAGGCCCGCCCGGGCGCGATCTTCATGCATCCCCTTCCCGCTCACCCGGGCGAAGAGATCACTGCGGACCTTCTCGAGCATCCCCAGTCCGTGGTGTACGACCAGGCGGAGAACCGCCTGCATATTCAGAAGGCCCTTCTGCTGGAACGTCTGGGGACCGGAGCCAGCGAAATCAGGCCTTCCTAG
- the der gene encoding ribosome biogenesis GTPase Der: MRRPIVALVGRPNVGKSTLFNRLVGARVAIVADAPGTTRDRVNAETSWADRRFALVDTGGIEAEPSSGLRVQVREQAETAIREADVVVFLVDARDGLTSEDLTVADILRKSKKPVILVANKADNETRRQNTVEFYALGLGEPLSISAYHNIGVSDLMDQVVERLPPAPPEEPDSEVMKLAIVGRPNVGKSMLLNAILGEERSIVSETPGTTRDVIDTTFTFQGEPLVLLDTAGIRRSGSVESGVERASVLRAMRAIERADVTLLVLDASELGTAQDAHVAGYVLEAYKGLVLTVNKWDLAEKLGLDEEKAVAIVRHRFRFIPWAPVVFVSALAGTGIEKALTQAREVYQERTRRVSTALLNTLMMRAGSRQAPPMVKGRRLHIYYLTQPAVNPPTFVFFVNDPDLLHFSYQRFLENVIREAFGFAGTPIRLVFRARSESSS; encoded by the coding sequence ATGCGCAGACCCATCGTTGCCCTGGTCGGTCGCCCTAATGTGGGCAAGTCCACCCTGTTCAACCGTCTCGTTGGCGCGCGCGTCGCAATTGTCGCGGACGCTCCGGGCACGACGCGTGACCGCGTCAACGCCGAGACCAGTTGGGCGGACAGGCGTTTTGCCTTGGTGGACACGGGCGGCATAGAGGCCGAACCGTCGTCGGGGCTGCGTGTGCAGGTGAGAGAGCAGGCGGAGACGGCCATCCGGGAGGCGGACGTGGTGGTGTTCCTGGTGGATGCGCGGGACGGCCTGACCTCCGAGGACTTGACCGTCGCCGATATTTTGCGCAAGTCAAAGAAGCCGGTTATCCTCGTGGCCAACAAGGCGGACAACGAGACCCGGCGGCAGAACACAGTGGAGTTCTACGCCCTGGGACTGGGGGAGCCGCTGTCAATCAGCGCGTATCATAACATCGGCGTGTCGGACCTGATGGACCAGGTGGTCGAGCGCCTGCCGCCCGCGCCTCCGGAAGAGCCGGATAGTGAGGTCATGAAGCTGGCCATCGTGGGCCGGCCCAACGTGGGCAAGTCCATGCTGCTGAACGCCATCCTGGGCGAAGAGCGGTCCATCGTGAGCGAGACGCCGGGCACTACCCGGGACGTGATTGATACGACGTTTACCTTCCAGGGCGAGCCTCTTGTTCTGCTGGACACGGCGGGCATTCGCCGCAGCGGCAGCGTCGAGTCGGGCGTCGAGCGCGCGAGCGTCCTGCGGGCGATGCGCGCTATCGAGCGGGCGGACGTGACGCTGCTGGTGCTGGACGCTTCGGAGCTGGGCACGGCCCAGGACGCACACGTGGCCGGCTACGTGTTGGAGGCGTACAAGGGCCTAGTGCTGACCGTGAACAAGTGGGACCTGGCGGAGAAGCTCGGACTAGACGAGGAAAAGGCGGTCGCGATCGTGCGTCATCGCTTCCGGTTCATCCCCTGGGCGCCCGTTGTCTTCGTGTCGGCGCTGGCGGGCACGGGTATAGAAAAGGCGCTGACCCAGGCGCGGGAGGTCTATCAGGAGCGGACGCGTCGAGTGTCCACCGCCCTGCTGAATACCTTGATGATGCGCGCCGGATCCCGGCAGGCGCCTCCTATGGTCAAAGGGCGGCGTCTGCATATCTACTATCTGACTCAGCCCGCGGTCAACCCTCCGACATTCGTATTCTTTGTCAATGATCCCGACCTGCTTCACTTCTCCTATCAGCGGTTCCTGGAGAACGTCATCCGGGAGGCCTTTGGGTTTGCCGGGACACCCATTCGGCTGGTGTTCCGGGCGAGGAGTGAGTCATCGTCATGA
- the plsY gene encoding glycerol-3-phosphate 1-O-acyltransferase PlsY, which translates to MMLALAALLGYLLGAFPTGYLVGWFVGRTDVRDHGSGSTGATNVARKLGFGWAAAVMAVDVGKGALAVVLARELGTGVLGEALSGLAAVVGHSWPVYLQFRGGRGVATGIGTLMVVAPVVGAGGLAAWILTVALTRYVSLGSVLGVGVVFVVGVVSLVTGARSWETTAYLVIGSALIIARHRENIIRVLAGTERKLGQPAPPVAPAPPSPSPKLRPQAGPDAAAR; encoded by the coding sequence ATGATGCTTGCTCTCGCGGCCCTGCTGGGCTATCTCCTGGGCGCCTTTCCAACGGGCTATCTGGTGGGATGGTTCGTGGGGCGCACGGACGTGCGTGACCACGGCAGCGGGAGCACCGGTGCGACAAACGTCGCGCGAAAGCTTGGTTTTGGGTGGGCCGCCGCGGTGATGGCCGTGGACGTGGGCAAGGGCGCTCTGGCCGTCGTGTTGGCGCGCGAGTTGGGGACGGGTGTTCTGGGCGAGGCGCTGTCCGGGCTTGCGGCTGTGGTGGGCCATAGCTGGCCGGTGTACCTGCAATTTCGCGGTGGACGGGGCGTGGCCACGGGCATTGGCACCCTCATGGTCGTCGCGCCGGTGGTGGGGGCCGGGGGCCTTGCCGCGTGGATACTCACGGTGGCGCTGACGCGGTACGTGTCCCTGGGGTCGGTCCTGGGCGTTGGTGTGGTCTTCGTTGTAGGCGTCGTCTCCCTGGTGACCGGCGCACGGTCATGGGAGACGACAGCGTACCTGGTGATTGGCTCCGCCCTTATCATTGCGCGGCACAGGGAGAACATCATCCGGGTGCTCGCGGGCACCGAGCGGAAGCTGGGCCAGCCCGCGCCACCGGTCGCGCCCGCGCCGCCTTCGCCCTCGCCCAAGTTGCGGCCCCAGGCCGGGCCGGACGCAGCGGCCCGATAG